CCTTTTGCTGAATATTTTTCAAAATTGATTGGCATAACATGTTATTTTAAAAGGTAAAATAAGGAAAACAGGTAATAGTAGTATAAAAACCATTTATAAAAATTTATTGGCTTTAACACTGCTTTACCTGTCTTCCCGGAAAAACTGTAGAGTCTGAAAAAAAATTTTAACAATAAATCAATGCGATTTTGTTTCAGTCTATTTTGATTTCTTTTTTTGCTTCTGCCTTTTTTGCTTCTGCTTTTTTAGGTACAGCAATTTTTAAAACACCGTTTTCATACCGGGCTTTTACTTTGCTTTTTTCAACCGTTTCAGGCAGGTGAAAAGTACGGGAAAAAGAATTGTAGTTATACTCCCTGCGGGAGAAACGCTCGTCTTTTTCTTCACTTTCCTCTTCTTTTTCACAACTGATGGTTAAATGACTGTTGTCCACATTTACATGAAAGTCTTTCTTTTCCATGCCGGGTGCAGCTACTTCAATCATAAAATCATCTTTGTTTTCCTTCACATTTACTAAGGGAACTTTAGCAGCTGAACGATGGCCAAGCATGTTGTTTTCAAAAAACGGGAAACGGTCAATGTCAAAAAAATCTGACATGAAAGATTGTGTCATTGGAACATCTCTTTCTTTTCTTTTTAATAATGGACTCATAATAAAAATGTTTTTGGTTAAAAAATCAATACATAAAACTACAGTTGAATTACAAACAATTTTATGACGTTTGTCATTTGAATGACATGATTTTTGTCATTATTGAAACACACTGTTAAGTAATTGGTGATCAGCCTTATGTTCAATTTTAATGATGTGATTTAAGAAGTGATAAAAAGCAGTATGTTTAAATATTTATTTAGAAAAGCCCGGCAAAAAACTGCAGGTAATTTAAATTTTGAAAGGCTGAAGAAAGGTCAATTCACCTTATTCGCTTTAAAAGTAAACACATCTTCTTCCGCAATAATCTTAATCAGATAAATGCCTGCTGCCTCTCTGCTGATGGCATTTATCTCCTGGGAGTAAGTTTGTAATCGAAGTTTAATTTAAAGATTTTTTTTCTTTCATGATTAGCAATCTAAAAATATGTCTAATTATGTAACCCCTCTACCGAATTCTGTAACAGAAATAAATCCGGAAAACTTAACTTTAATTTTGTCCCGCTCACCGGACTGTGCAGCAACCAAACATCTATTGAAAGCAGCTTTAGATAAAGGACATAGATATGCTGGATTTCCTTTTGAGTTTGACAGGGAATCAACACATAAGATGATATTAATGAGTAAAACTATTTTGAATAAAAAAAGCAAATCCTCTCCTCAGGCTAAGAATAGGACTGATATGGCTGTTTTAGAAAAGAAAGAAGAAAGTTTTAAAAGCTTAAAGGCATTTTTTACGGAAGTGTCTTCACTAACGATGTTTACAGGAAGGTTTTTTAAAGAATCCGTACAGCCTCCCTTTGAATTTAAAGAACTGATGAGACAGGCCTATCTAGTTGGTAACAAATCCTTTTACCTCGTTGCCATCACAGGTTTTATTA
The Chitinophagaceae bacterium DNA segment above includes these coding regions:
- a CDS encoding Hsp20/alpha crystallin family protein — its product is MSPLLKRKERDVPMTQSFMSDFFDIDRFPFFENNMLGHRSAAKVPLVNVKENKDDFMIEVAAPGMEKKDFHVNVDNSHLTISCEKEEESEEKDERFSRREYNYNSFSRTFHLPETVEKSKVKARYENGVLKIAVPKKAEAKKAEAKKEIKID